Proteins encoded by one window of Panicum virgatum strain AP13 chromosome 7N, P.virgatum_v5, whole genome shotgun sequence:
- the LOC120682317 gene encoding adenine phosphoribosyltransferase 2-like isoform X2, translated as MGEQENNKTGGGNNAMAVADEASAAAAKEKGRGAADPRLQGISDAIRVVPHFPKPGIMFNDITPLLLRPAVFKDAVDMFVERYRGMGIAAVAGIEARGFIFGPAIALAIGAKFIPLRKPKKLPGDVFSESYVLEYGTDCLEMHVGAIEPGERAVVVDDLVATGGTLSAAIRLLERAGADVVECACLIGLPKFKDFYKLNGKPVYILVESRK; from the exons ATGGGGGAGCAGGAGAACAACAAGACCGGCGGCGGCAACAACGCCATGGCGGTGGCGGacgaggcttcggcggcggcggccaaggagaagggccgcggcgccgcggacCCGCGCCTCCAGGGCATTTCCGACGCCATCCGCGTCGTCCCCCACTTCCCCAAGCCAG GGATCATGTTCAACGACatcacgccgctgctgctccggccGGCCGTGTTCAAGGACGCCGTGGACATGTTCGTCGAGCGCTACCGCGGCATGGGCATCGCGGCCGTCGCAG GTATTGAAGCCAGAGGCTTCATCTTTGGACCAGCCATTGCTTTAGCCATTGGAGCAAAGTTCATACCGCTGCGTAAACCTAAGAAGCTTCCAG GTGATGTATTCTCTGAAAGTTATGTGCTTGAGTATGGGACGGATTGTTTGGAGATGCATGTTGGAGCTATTGAACCGGGGGAGCGCGCAGTGGTGGTTGATGACCTGGTTGCAACTGGTGGAACTCTTTCTGCTGCAATCAGACTTCTTG AACGCGCCGGAGCTGACGTGGTTGAGTGTGCATGCCTCATTGGGCTTCCCAAGTTTAAG GATTTCTACAAGCTCAACGGAAAACCAGTTTACATTCTGGTGGAGTCCCGCAAATAG
- the LOC120682317 gene encoding adenine phosphoribosyltransferase 1-like isoform X1, producing MGEQENNKTGGGNNAMAVADEASAAAAKEKGRGAADPRLQGISDAIRVVPHFPKPGIMFNDITPLLLRPAVFKDAVDMFVERYRGMGIAAVAGIEARGFIFGPAIALAIGAKFIPLRKPKKLPGDVFSESYVLEYGTDCLEMHVGAIEPGERAVVVDDLVATGGTLSAAIRLLERAGADVVECACLIGLPKFKVGVSVYILFFVKVHQYTFYRHSL from the exons ATGGGGGAGCAGGAGAACAACAAGACCGGCGGCGGCAACAACGCCATGGCGGTGGCGGacgaggcttcggcggcggcggccaaggagaagggccgcggcgccgcggacCCGCGCCTCCAGGGCATTTCCGACGCCATCCGCGTCGTCCCCCACTTCCCCAAGCCAG GGATCATGTTCAACGACatcacgccgctgctgctccggccGGCCGTGTTCAAGGACGCCGTGGACATGTTCGTCGAGCGCTACCGCGGCATGGGCATCGCGGCCGTCGCAG GTATTGAAGCCAGAGGCTTCATCTTTGGACCAGCCATTGCTTTAGCCATTGGAGCAAAGTTCATACCGCTGCGTAAACCTAAGAAGCTTCCAG GTGATGTATTCTCTGAAAGTTATGTGCTTGAGTATGGGACGGATTGTTTGGAGATGCATGTTGGAGCTATTGAACCGGGGGAGCGCGCAGTGGTGGTTGATGACCTGGTTGCAACTGGTGGAACTCTTTCTGCTGCAATCAGACTTCTTG AACGCGCCGGAGCTGACGTGGTTGAGTGTGCATGCCTCATTGGGCTTCCCAAGTTTAAGGTAGGAGTATCTGTATATATCCTTTTTTTTGTCAAGGTCCACCAATATACCTTTTACAGGCACAGTTTGTGA